In Spirosoma aureum, a single genomic region encodes these proteins:
- a CDS encoding LytR/AlgR family response regulator transcription factor, translated as MNVFLIEDEELAVRKLSKLLLDVDPTIQIVGTAASVRSSVAWLNANGPGQPSAPDLILMDIELADGQSFEIFEQTTVGAPVIFTTSYDEYALRAFKVNSIDYLLKPIKRHELEASLAKYKRTVADNGDTIEPKTSDVGVMDIDALVQQLRQQIQPTDYRRRFLVKHRQQWVPIEVSDIAYFYSEEGVSLFRTHANQKYSLDYPLDELEKMLDPAQFFRANRQFIVQINTVQQIHPYFNNKLKLILKPATDEEVLVSRERATDFKKWMGK; from the coding sequence ATGAACGTATTTTTAATTGAAGATGAAGAATTAGCTGTTCGGAAACTATCCAAGCTTTTGCTGGATGTAGACCCAACCATTCAGATTGTTGGCACCGCAGCCAGTGTACGATCGTCGGTTGCCTGGCTCAACGCCAATGGCCCCGGTCAGCCATCTGCGCCCGACTTAATTCTAATGGATATCGAACTGGCCGACGGACAAAGCTTCGAAATCTTCGAGCAAACAACGGTTGGTGCGCCGGTTATTTTTACAACTTCCTACGACGAATATGCGCTCAGGGCTTTCAAAGTCAATAGTATCGACTATTTATTGAAGCCCATCAAACGGCACGAACTAGAGGCCAGTCTGGCCAAATACAAGCGTACGGTTGCCGATAACGGCGACACGATTGAACCGAAAACCAGTGATGTGGGCGTAATGGATATCGACGCGCTGGTTCAGCAGCTCCGGCAGCAAATCCAGCCGACCGATTACCGGCGTCGCTTTCTGGTCAAACACCGGCAGCAGTGGGTACCAATTGAAGTCAGCGACATTGCCTATTTTTATTCGGAAGAAGGCGTCAGCTTGTTTCGCACGCACGCAAACCAGAAATATTCACTGGATTATCCACTTGATGAGCTGGAAAAAATGCTTGATCCAGCACAGTTTTTCCGGGCCAATCGCCAATTTATTGTCCAGATCAATACGGTCCAGCAGATCCACCCCTACTTCAACAATAAGCTTAAACTTATACTCAAACCGGCTACCGACGAAGAGGTTCTGGTAAGCCGCGAACGGGCCACCGATTTCAAAAAGTGGATGGGAAAATAA
- a CDS encoding sensor histidine kinase, translating to MKRFSYTEQDSTLQLVVLPVFVFILNWILLRNVYWQNWQIFGFATLSAGLLSYGNWLANNAISIYINQHFPYSQQTPRRILFMFILTGLQSCLTISVIYGLYKVVASPAFPVYPGWLGWAYTYDLLVVVMVITVYEGVFAFTHWEQTLIETEQLKKANLQSQLDGLKSQINPHFLFNSLNSLSSLIEDDPDQAERFVEEMSSVYRYLLRSNETELATLSQEIQFAQSYFHLLNTRYGDGIQLRLAIDPALADYLLPPLTLQILIENVVKHNIILPQQPLTIRIATTPDGRLEVQNNVQRKNIRVPSNRVGLSNITTKYQLLGQGSVSIQENDQTFSVTLPLLANSE from the coding sequence ATGAAACGATTCAGCTACACAGAACAGGACAGCACATTGCAGTTAGTCGTATTGCCCGTTTTTGTGTTTATTCTGAACTGGATTCTGCTGAGAAATGTATACTGGCAAAACTGGCAGATTTTCGGATTTGCTACCCTCTCGGCGGGTTTGCTTTCCTATGGTAACTGGTTGGCCAACAACGCTATTTCCATTTATATCAATCAGCATTTTCCGTACTCTCAGCAGACTCCCCGGCGCATTCTTTTTATGTTTATTCTAACCGGTCTTCAATCATGCCTGACAATATCGGTTATTTATGGATTATATAAAGTGGTTGCCTCACCAGCATTTCCTGTTTATCCGGGCTGGTTGGGGTGGGCTTATACCTATGACCTGCTGGTGGTTGTTATGGTCATTACGGTTTATGAAGGTGTTTTTGCTTTTACGCACTGGGAACAAACGCTCATTGAAACCGAACAGCTAAAAAAAGCTAATCTCCAAAGCCAGCTCGATGGATTAAAAAGCCAGATCAACCCCCATTTTTTATTCAATTCGCTCAATTCGTTATCGTCGCTGATTGAAGATGACCCCGATCAGGCCGAACGATTTGTGGAAGAAATGAGCAGTGTGTATCGCTATCTGCTCCGAAGTAATGAGACCGAACTCGCTACGCTAAGTCAGGAAATTCAGTTCGCTCAATCGTATTTTCATCTGCTCAATACACGCTATGGCGACGGTATTCAGCTAAGGCTTGCTATTGATCCTGCCTTAGCCGACTATCTGCTTCCTCCACTAACGCTTCAAATTTTGATTGAAAACGTAGTGAAGCATAATATCATTCTTCCCCAGCAACCGCTCACGATTCGCATCGCCACAACGCCGGATGGAAGGCTGGAAGTACAAAATAATGTGCAGCGAAAAAATATTCGGGTGCCCTCAAACCGGGTAGGCTTATCCAACATAACTACTAAATATCAACTGCTTGGCCAGGGTTCGGTAAGCATTCAGGAAAATGATCAGACTTTTAGTGTAACCTTGCCATTACTAGCCAATTCTGAGTAA
- a CDS encoding sensor histidine kinase, whose protein sequence is MEHPNDKWLRWFVIPLAVLLANLLFLREGYYNLRLYVGWSLVGIGYASLMWHVTLQWLMYIRRRYSDIKQTRKRVFITFGGYLAITASMQAMIVWLSGATGLSSIPATGEVYGKFIAVSLVWVLIVGTIYEVIYYLQKYREALQEAEALKKAGLQQQYDRLKNQVNPHFLFNSLNSLSALIAEDRTRACAFLDELSSVYRYLLQAGQRPIVTLCDEMTFFTAYRYLLDTRFGTTIHWDIRVDDQFSDRWLPPLTIQTLIENALRHNLLLPEQPLTICILTTNDGNLEISNGIQRKKLTVSTQPGGLSRLATRFETLGLPRPIIEDDSHLFTVQIPLVRTSQTQENFIAETQ, encoded by the coding sequence TTGGAACATCCTAACGACAAATGGCTCCGCTGGTTTGTTATTCCACTGGCGGTCCTGCTGGCTAATCTCCTCTTTTTAAGGGAGGGCTACTACAACCTGCGGCTCTACGTAGGCTGGTCGCTTGTTGGTATCGGCTATGCTTCGCTCATGTGGCATGTGACCCTGCAATGGCTGATGTACATCCGTCGGCGATATTCCGACATTAAACAAACCCGTAAACGAGTATTTATTACGTTTGGCGGCTACCTGGCGATCACAGCCAGTATGCAGGCTATGATTGTCTGGCTCTCAGGCGCAACCGGGCTGAGCAGTATTCCGGCTACGGGTGAGGTATATGGTAAATTTATAGCCGTCAGTCTGGTTTGGGTGCTCATTGTCGGGACTATCTATGAGGTCATCTATTACCTCCAGAAATACCGGGAAGCTTTACAGGAAGCTGAAGCGCTGAAAAAAGCAGGTCTGCAACAACAATATGATCGACTGAAAAATCAGGTGAATCCGCATTTCCTGTTCAACTCGCTCAATTCGCTATCGGCGCTCATTGCCGAAGACAGAACGAGGGCCTGTGCGTTTCTGGATGAGTTATCGAGTGTTTATCGATACCTGCTACAGGCCGGACAACGCCCCATTGTAACGCTCTGCGATGAGATGACGTTTTTTACAGCGTATCGTTATCTGCTCGATACACGCTTCGGAACGACTATTCACTGGGACATCCGGGTCGATGACCAGTTTTCGGATCGGTGGCTCCCTCCGCTCACCATCCAGACACTCATTGAAAACGCCCTACGCCACAATCTGCTGTTACCTGAACAGCCACTGACAATTTGTATCCTAACGACCAACGACGGCAACCTGGAAATTAGTAATGGTATTCAGCGTAAGAAACTGACCGTGTCAACGCAACCAGGCGGACTAAGCAGGCTGGCCACCCGCTTTGAAACCCTTGGTCTACCCCGACCTATTATTGAAGACGACAGTCACCTGTTTACTGTTCAGATTCCGCTGGTCCGTACGTCGCAGACCCAGGAGAATTTTATCGCCGAAACCCAGTAG
- a CDS encoding VOC family protein: protein MKFLDIELYTADPAGTRRFYTQQLGLDILAESADYITLQLGWTRLTFRAVTIPVAPYHFAINVPAGTLEVCMHCYQLDYLDTQAVNQTIADFPNWNARACYFYDNNGNLLEFIGRNELLLDNPNLTIGDLFQGISEIGIVTENVSYTTRQLKQQFGVTQFSRSTPMSDFNALGDDNGLFILSKVGRNWLFTNTPAGLSYCRIVFETKPNGDIQTLFSYQVNQSPIGSAIG from the coding sequence ATGAAATTCCTTGATATTGAACTTTATACAGCCGATCCGGCAGGGACCCGGCGATTCTACACGCAGCAATTAGGGCTGGATATTCTGGCCGAATCAGCGGACTATATCACTCTGCAATTGGGCTGGACACGCCTGACATTTAGAGCGGTAACCATTCCGGTGGCTCCTTATCACTTTGCCATCAACGTTCCGGCCGGCACTCTGGAAGTATGCATGCATTGCTATCAACTCGATTATCTGGACACACAGGCTGTTAATCAAACGATTGCCGATTTCCCCAACTGGAATGCCAGAGCCTGTTACTTCTACGATAACAACGGCAATCTGCTCGAATTCATTGGTCGAAACGAACTGTTACTCGACAACCCGAACCTGACCATCGGTGATTTGTTTCAGGGCATCAGCGAAATAGGTATTGTAACCGAGAACGTGTCTTATACGACCCGCCAGCTCAAACAACAGTTTGGCGTAACGCAATTCAGTCGCTCAACACCCATGTCCGACTTCAACGCGCTCGGCGACGATAATGGGTTGTTCATTCTCTCAAAGGTTGGCCGCAACTGGCTATTTACCAATACACCGGCTGGCCTGTCTTACTGCCGGATAGTATTCGAGACAAAGCCTAACGGAGACATACAAACGTTGTTTAGTTATCAGGTAAATCAGTCGCCAATTGGTTCAGCCATTGGGTAA